The DNA region TTCAGGAGTTCAGATTTGGCCTTGAGGCACTGAAGAGCGCTCTCCATCTGACGGACATCCCCTGTGAGATGCCGGGCAAGCAGCTCCAGGATGTCTTCCGTGAGGCACAAGTTCTGTTCGCTGGCCTTCCTCTGGAGGATTTTTACCCGGGTTTCATAGTCTGGATTGCCGAGGGTGGTGATGATCCCGGAGGTGAACCGGGAGGAGAGTTCTTTGGTCAGGCTGGGGATATCCTTCGGGAGAAGAGAACTGGTGAACAGAATTCGCTTGTGCCCGTTGAGCAACGCGTCCAGGGTGTGGGCAAGTTCGAGCTGCGTCTTCTCCTTTCCGCTCAGGAAGTGGACTTCTTCGAGAAGCAGAACATCACAACACCGCCTGTATTTGTCCTTGAATTCTTCGATCTTTCCTTTTTTCAAGGAGTAGACCATTTCATTTATGAATTCCTCGGCCGTAATGTAAAACACCCTGGTCTTGGGATTGTTCCGGAGGATTTCATGTCCGGTGGCCTGGGAAAGGTGGCTTTTCCCAAGGCCTGTCTTGGACAACATGAAGAGGGAGTTGTAAGGAAGAGAACCTTCCAGGGCAAGGGCCTTGGCGGCTGAGTAGGCGAACTCATTGCATTTTCCCACGACGAAGCGGTCAAAGGTGAATTCGCGGTTGAGGGGGCGCGGCCCGTAAGCAACCGGGCGGGGAAGCGAAGGAAGCACCAACTGAGACGGACCTTTTCCGATGTCGCGGGACGGCTTTTTCTTTGGAGGCATTACCTTGAAATGGAATGCATAGTCTCCGTGCCCGAGCTCTTCGAGTTTTTCTTCTATCAGGTTCTTGTAATTTTCCGCAACCCAGTTCATGGAGAACTTGTTGGGGCACCCGAGGACAAGGCT from Deltaproteobacteria bacterium includes:
- the dnaA gene encoding chromosomal replication initiator protein DnaA; translation: MTAIWDDVKDRLRAALPEKCFSLWISPLSLIEAKGKSLVLGCPNKFSMNWVAENYKNLIEEKLEELGHGDYAFHFKVMPPKKKPSRDIGKGPSQLVLPSLPRPVAYGPRPLNREFTFDRFVVGKCNEFAYSAAKALALEGSLPYNSLFMLSKTGLGKSHLSQATGHEILRNNPKTRVFYITAEEFINEMVYSLKKGKIEEFKDKYRRCCDVLLLEEVHFLSGKEKTQLELAHTLDALLNGHKRILFTSSLLPKDIPSLTKELSSRFTSGIITTLGNPDYETRVKILQRKASEQNLCLTEDILELLARHLTGDVRQMESALQCLKAKSELLKEKITPDLAQEVIKSHIPVKDSTAMEQARNLVCKYFKVDPLILRSKSRKKNHSYPRNVYVYLCRRYTDTTVEEIGKSINRSHSTVVYAYESIERKMKLDQKVKNQVNFLGEKLRDLIK